A single window of Onychomys torridus chromosome 8, mOncTor1.1, whole genome shotgun sequence DNA harbors:
- the LOC118588439 gene encoding olfactory receptor 1A1-like: protein MREENKSFTTDFTLLGVTRQPEKEYFFFILFLFIYPITVIGNMLIILAIRSDTRLHNPMYFFLANLSLVDIFFSSVTIPKMLANHLLGSKAISFGACLAQMYFMIALANTDSYILAAMAYDRAVAISRPLHYATIMSPRPCVLLVAGSWVIGNANALPHTLLTASLSFCGNKDVANFYCDITPLLQLSCSDIRFNVKMMYLGVGVFSVPLLCIVISYVRVFSTVLSVPSTKGFLKALSTCGSHLTVVSLYYGTVMGMYFRPLNSYNLKHALITVMYTAVTPMLNPFIYSLRNRDMKAALRRLFCHSASSSSR, encoded by the coding sequence atgagagaagagaacaagtcTTTTACCACAGATTTCACTCTCCTGGGAGTTACAAGGCAGCCAGAGAAGGAAtatttcttcttcatcctcttcctgttcatttaccccATCACAGTGATTGGAAACATGCTCATCATCCTAGCCATTCGCTCTGACACTCGCCTTCATAAccccatgtactttttccttgCCAACCTCTCCCTTGTTGATATCTTCTTCTCCTCTGTAACTATCCCCAAGATGTTGGCCAACCATCTCCTAGGTAGCAAAGCCATCTCCTTTGGGGCATGTCTTGCTCAGATGTATTTCATGATAGCCTTGGCAAACACAGACAGCTATATTCTAGCTGCAATGGCATATGACCGAGCTGTGGCCATCAGCCGCCCACTTCATTATGCAACAATCATGAGTCCACGCCCTTGTGTCCTGCTGGTTGCTGGGTCCTGGGTGATTGGAAATGCCAATGCACTGCCCCATACCCTTCTCACAGCTAGCTTGTCCTTCTGTGGCAACAAAGATGTGGCCAACTTCTACTGTGACATTACTCCTTTGCTCCAGCTGTCCTGTTCTGACATCCGCTTCAATGTGAAGATGATGTACCTTGGGGTGGGGGTTTTTTCAGTGCCACTTCTGTGCATTGTCATCTCCTATGTCCGGGTCTTTTCCACAGTTTTAAGTGTTCCATCCACCAAGGGCTTCCTCAAGGCCTTGTCCACCTGTGGCTCTCACCTGACAGTGGTGTCTTTGTATTATGGGACAGTCATGGGCATGTATTTCCGGCCCCTAAACAGTTACAATCTGAAGCATGCATTGATAACTGTGATGTACACAGCAGTGACCCCAATGCTGAACCCTTTCATTTACAGCCTGAGGAACCGGGACATGAAGGCTGCTCTGAGGAGACTCTTCTGTCACAGTGCCTCCTCATCCTCCAGGTGA
- the LOC118588297 gene encoding olfactory receptor 1A1-like: MGEENKSFTTDFNLLGVTRQQEHEYFFFILFLFVYPITVIGNMLIILAIRSDTRLHNPMYFFLANLSLVDIFFSSVTIPKMLANHLLGSKAISFGGCLAQMYFMIALGNTDSYILAAMAYDRAVAISRPLHYATIMSPRPCVLLVAGSWVIGNANALPHTLLTASLSFCGNKDVANFYCDITPLLQLSCSDIRFNVKMMYLGVGVFSVPLLCIVISYVRVFSTVLSVPSTKGFLKALSTCGSHLTVVSLYYGTVMGMYFRPLNSYNLKHALITVMYTAVTPMLNPFIYSLRNRDMKAALRRLFCHSASSSHM; the protein is encoded by the coding sequence ATGGGAGAAGAAAATAAGTCTTTCACCACAGATTTCAACCTTCTGGGAGTTACCAGGCAACAGGAGCATGAAtatttcttcttcatcctcttcctaTTTGTTTACCCCATCACAGTGATTGGAAACATGCTCATCATCCTAGCCATTCGCTCTGACACTCGCCTTCATAAccccatgtactttttccttgCCAACCTCTCCCTTGTTGATATCTTCTTCTCCTCTGTAACTATCCCCAAGATGTTGGCCAACCATCTCCTAGGTAGCAAAGCCATCTCCTTTGGGGGATGTCTTGCTCAGATGTATTTCATGATAGCACTGGGAAACACAGACAGCTATATTCTAGCTGCAATGGCATATGACCGAGCTGTGGCCATCAGCCGCCCACTTCATTATGCAACAATCATGAGTCCACGCCCTTGTGTCCTGCTGGTTGCTGGGTCCTGGGTGATTGGAAATGCCAATGCACTGCCCCATACCCTTCTCACAGCTAGCTTGTCCTTCTGTGGCAACAAAGATGTGGCCAACTTCTACTGTGACATTACTCCTTTGCTCCAGCTGTCCTGTTCTGACATCCGCTTCAATGTGAAGATGATGTACCTTGGGGTGGGGGTTTTTTCAGTGCCACTTCTGTGCATTGTCATCTCCTATGTCCGGGTCTTTTCCACAGTTTTAAGTGTTCCATCCACCAAGGGCTTCCTCAAGGCCTTGTCCACCTGTGGCTCTCACCTGACAGTGGTGTCTTTGTATTATGGGACAGTCATGGGCATGTATTTCCGGCCCCTAAACAGTTACAATCTGAAGCATGCATTGATAACTGTGATGTACACAGCAGTGACCCCAATGCTGAACCCTttcatctacagcctgaggaaccGGGACATGAAGGCTGCTCTGAGGAGACTCTTCTGTCACAGTGCCTCCTCATCCCACATGTGA